The following coding sequences are from one Phenylobacterium glaciei window:
- a CDS encoding ribonucleoside-diphosphate reductase subunit alpha — MSSSEAVLRTVSEASAAAPERADRPQLQLVRKVEVDRSRDALLTDFGKTTLEDRYLLQGESYQDMFARVATAYADDADHAQRVYDYISNLWFMPSTPVLSNGGADRGLPISCFLNAVGDSLDGIQSVWNENVALASNGGGIGTYWGGVRSIGEKVKGAGQTSGIIPFIRVMDSLTLAISQGSLRRGSAAVYLDIHHPEIEEFLEIRKPSGDFNRKSLNLHHGISISDAFMECVRDGEMFGLRSPKTGEVVKEVDARSLWQKILEIRLQTGEPYLIFSDTVNRSMPQHQRDLGLKVRQSNLCSEIMLHTGVDHLGNDRTAVCCLSSVNAEKFLEWRDHPTFIEDVMRFLDNVLQDFINRAPPEMKNAVYAATRERSVGLGLMGFHTLLQAQNVPFESALAKSWNMRLFKHLRRQCDAASRTLAAERGPCPDAADMGVMERFSHKLAIAPTASISIICGGTSAGIEPIPANIYTHKTLSGSFAVKNPYLERLLEEKGQNTAAIWDSILENEGSVQHLDCLSADDKDVYKTAFELDQRWVVELAADRTPDICQSQSVNIFLAGDVDKWDLHMLHWQAWERGCKSLYYMRSKSVQRAAHAGGEGLVMVDMGPVEKTDYDECLACQ; from the coding sequence ATGAGCAGCAGCGAAGCGGTATTGCGGACGGTCTCGGAAGCCAGCGCGGCGGCCCCGGAACGGGCCGATCGACCGCAGCTGCAGCTGGTCCGCAAGGTGGAGGTGGACCGGTCGCGGGACGCCCTGCTGACCGACTTCGGCAAGACCACCCTTGAAGACCGCTACCTGCTGCAGGGCGAGAGCTACCAGGACATGTTCGCCCGCGTCGCCACGGCCTATGCCGACGACGCCGACCACGCCCAGCGGGTCTATGACTATATCTCGAACCTCTGGTTCATGCCCTCGACCCCGGTGCTCTCCAATGGCGGCGCCGATCGCGGCCTGCCGATCTCCTGCTTCCTGAACGCGGTCGGTGATTCGCTGGACGGCATCCAGAGCGTCTGGAACGAGAATGTGGCGCTCGCCTCCAACGGCGGCGGCATCGGCACCTACTGGGGCGGCGTCCGTTCCATCGGCGAGAAGGTGAAGGGCGCGGGCCAGACCAGCGGCATCATCCCCTTCATCCGCGTGATGGACTCGCTCACCCTGGCCATCAGCCAGGGCTCCCTGCGCCGCGGCTCGGCGGCGGTGTACCTGGACATCCACCACCCGGAGATCGAGGAGTTCCTGGAAATCCGGAAGCCTTCGGGCGACTTCAACCGCAAGTCCCTGAACCTGCACCACGGCATCTCCATCAGCGACGCCTTCATGGAATGCGTGCGCGACGGCGAGATGTTCGGCCTACGCTCGCCCAAGACCGGCGAGGTGGTCAAAGAAGTCGACGCGCGCAGCCTTTGGCAGAAGATCCTGGAGATCCGCCTGCAGACCGGCGAGCCCTACTTGATCTTCTCCGACACCGTGAACCGCTCCATGCCGCAGCATCAGCGCGACCTGGGCCTGAAGGTCCGCCAGTCGAACCTGTGCTCGGAGATCATGCTGCACACCGGCGTCGATCACCTGGGCAATGACCGCACGGCGGTCTGCTGCCTCTCCTCGGTCAACGCCGAGAAGTTCCTGGAATGGCGTGACCACCCGACCTTCATCGAGGACGTCATGCGCTTCCTCGACAACGTGCTGCAGGACTTCATCAACCGCGCCCCGCCGGAGATGAAGAACGCCGTCTACGCCGCCACCCGCGAGCGTTCGGTGGGTCTCGGCCTCATGGGCTTCCACACCCTGCTCCAGGCCCAAAACGTGCCCTTCGAAAGCGCGCTGGCCAAATCCTGGAACATGCGTCTTTTCAAGCACCTGCGCCGCCAGTGCGACGCCGCCTCCCGCACGCTCGCCGCCGAGCGCGGCCCGTGCCCGGACGCCGCCGACATGGGCGTCATGGAGCGCTTCAGCCACAAGCTGGCCATCGCGCCCACGGCCTCGATCTCGATCATCTGCGGCGGCACCAGCGCCGGCATCGAGCCGATCCCGGCCAATATCTACACCCACAAGACCCTGTCGGGCTCGTTCGCGGTGAAGAACCCCTACCTGGAGCGTCTGCTCGAGGAAAAGGGCCAGAACACCGCGGCCATCTGGGACTCGATCCTGGAGAACGAGGGCTCGGTCCAGCACCTGGACTGCCTCTCGGCCGACGACAAGGACGTCTACAAGACCGCCTTCGAGCTGGACCAGCGCTGGGTGGTGGAACTGGCCGCCGACCGCACGCCGGATATCTGCCAGTCGCAGTCGGTGAACATCTTCCTGGCTGGCGACGTGGATAAGTGGGACCTGCACATGCTGCACTGGCAGGCCTGGGAACGCGGCTGCAAGTCGCTCTACTACATGCGTTCCAAGTCGGTTCAGCGCGCCGCCCACGCCGGTGGCGAGGGGCTGGTCATGGTCGATATGGGGCCCGTCGAAAAGACAGACTACGATGAGTGCCTCGCCTGCCAGTAG